The genomic DNA GGAGCCTGGCGGAAAACCACCTCTCGGCCCGGGTCCTGCACTCGGATGTGGACGAGGCCTTGACGGAAGGCGAGGAGTTTGACATCATAGTGACGAACCCCCCCTTTCACGTGGGGGGTGCGGTCATCCTGGATGTGGCCCAGGCGTTCGTGGAAGCGGCGGCGGCCCGGCTAGCGCCGGGCGGTGGGTTTTTCCTGGTGGCTAACCCCTTTCTCAAGTACGAGCCCTTGCTGGAGGAACGTTTCGGCGCCTTCAAAACCCTCTTGGTGAGGGAGTACAAGGTGCTTTACGCAAAAAAGGAGGGAGGACGGCGTTGAAAAAGGCCAAGACCAAGAAGACGAAGGTAGAGGAAATCGAGGCCAAGGACACCCTCACCGCCTTAGAAGCCCTTCCCGAGGCGGAGGCCCCGGCGGAGGACCTCGCCGACCTCCCCGACCCCGACCCTGAGCTCCTGGAAGCCGAGGGGGACCTGGCCCTTTTGGACGAGGGGCTGGACCTGGACGCTGACCTCCTCCTCCCCGAGGCGGAGGGCGAGGAGGTCTTTGAGGAGGCGGAGGAGGAGCTCGCCCTTCCCAAGGTTTCCACCTCCGACCCCGTGCGCCAGTACCTGCACGAGATTGGGCAGGTGCCCCTCCTCACCCTCGAGGAGGAGATCGAGCTGGCCAGGAAGGTGGAGGAGGGGATGGAGGCCATTAAGAAGCTCTCCGAGGCCACGGGGCTGGACCAGGACCTCATCCGGGAGGTGGTGCGGGCCAAGATCCTGGGCACCGCCCGTATCCAGGAAATCCCGGGCCTCAAGGGCAGGCTGGACCCTAAGACGGTGGAGGAGGTGGACCAGAAGCTCAAAAGCCTCCCCAAGGAGCTCAAGCGCTACCTGCACATCGCCCGGGAAGGGGAGGCGGCGCGGCAGCACCTCATCGAGGCCAACCTGCGCCTGGTGGTCTCCATCGCCAAGAAGTACACCGGGCGGGGGCTATCCTTCCTGGACTTGATCCAGGAAGGTAACCAGGGCCTCATCCGGGCGGTGGAGAAGTTTGAGTACAAGCGCCGCTTCAAGTTCTCCACCTACGCCACCTGGTGGATCCGCCAGGCCATCAACCGGGCCATCGCCGACCAGGCCCGGACCATCCGCATCCCGGTCCACATGGTGGAAACCATCAACAAGCTCTCCCGCACCGCAAGGCAGCTACAGCAGGAGCTGGGCCGGGAGCCCACCTACGAGGAGATCGCCGAGGCCATGGGTCCGGGCTGGGACGCCAAGCGGGTGGAGGAAACCCTGAAAATCGCCCAGGAACCCGTGTCCCTGGAAACCCCCATTGGGGACGAGAAGGATAGCTTCTACGGCGACTTCATCCCCGATGAGCACCTCCCCTCCCCCGTGGAGGCGGCGGCGCAAAGCCTCCTCTCCGAGGAGCTGGAAAAGGCCCTCTCCAAGCTCTCCGAGCGGGAGGCCATGGTGCTCAAGCTCCGCAAAGGGCTCATCGACGGCCGGGAGCACACCCTAGAGGAGGTAGGGGCCTTCTTCGGCGTGACCCGGGAACGGATCCGCCAGATTGAGAACAAGGCCCTAAGGAAGCTCAAGTACCACGAGTCCCGTACGCGGAAGCTCCGGGACTTCCTGGACTAAGCCGCTGGCCCCGCCTGGGGCCCTTTTCATGGACGCCACCGGGCTCGCCTTGGGCTTCGGCCTCCTCTCGGCTCTCGCCTGGGGGGCGGGGGACTTCGGGGGCGGGATGGCCGCCAAAACCGCCCGCACCCAGGCCGTGGTCCTCTGGGCCTCCCTCCTGGGAGGGCTCCTCTTCCTGGTTTTGGCCCAAGCCCGCCAGGAACCCTTTCGCCCCCCTGACCTGCCCTTCGCCCTTTTGGGCGGGGCTTTGGGCACCGTGGGCCTCTACAGCCTTTACCGGGCCCTGGCCCAAGGGACCATGAGCCTGGCCGCCCCTGTGGCCGGGGTGGTGGGGGCCGCCCTCCCCGTGGCTTGGGGCCTCTTCCAGGAGGGGTGGCCCGGAACCGGGCCCGCCTTGGGCCTGGGGGTGGGGCTTTGGGGGGTCTGGCTGGCCTCGAGGCCCGAAGGCAACGCCAACCTCCTAGGCCTTCCCTGGGCCCTCCTCGCCGGGCTAGGCTTTGGCGGCTTCTACGTCCTCATGGACCGGGTGGAGGGCCTCCTCTGGCCCGCTGCCTTGGGCAAGCTCACCGCCTTCACCCTGGTCCTCCTCGTCTCCTCCCCGCCCAAGGCCCACCTGCCCAAGGCCGCCCTCCCTTGGGTCCTCCTCGCCGCCTTGGGGGACGCCGGGGGCAACCTCTTCTTCCTCCTCGCCGCCCAAGCGGGGCGGCTGGACGTGGCCGCTTTGGTTTCCTCCTTCTACCCCGCCACCACCGTGGCCTTGGCCTGGCTCCTCTTAGGGGAGCGCCTCGGCCCTGTGCGCACCCTTGGGGTGCTCCTAAGCCTCCTGGCCTTGGGCCTCATCGCCTTGGGCTAAGGAGGGGAAACCGCGCCACCTCCACCAAGTCTTCCCCCTCCTGGTCCTTGACCAAGGCCACCTCCTTGACCCAAAAGGAACGCCGGGGTGGAGGGGGAAGTTGTTCCGCCAAGGCCTTGGCCTCCGCCTCGCCAAGCCCCAAGGCCAGGGTGATGTGGGGCAGGTAGCT from Thermus sp. LT1-2-5 includes the following:
- the rpoD gene encoding RNA polymerase sigma factor RpoD, with amino-acid sequence MKKAKTKKTKVEEIEAKDTLTALEALPEAEAPAEDLADLPDPDPELLEAEGDLALLDEGLDLDADLLLPEAEGEEVFEEAEEELALPKVSTSDPVRQYLHEIGQVPLLTLEEEIELARKVEEGMEAIKKLSEATGLDQDLIREVVRAKILGTARIQEIPGLKGRLDPKTVEEVDQKLKSLPKELKRYLHIAREGEAARQHLIEANLRLVVSIAKKYTGRGLSFLDLIQEGNQGLIRAVEKFEYKRRFKFSTYATWWIRQAINRAIADQARTIRIPVHMVETINKLSRTARQLQQELGREPTYEEIAEAMGPGWDAKRVEETLKIAQEPVSLETPIGDEKDSFYGDFIPDEHLPSPVEAAAQSLLSEELEKALSKLSEREAMVLKLRKGLIDGREHTLEEVGAFFGVTRERIRQIENKALRKLKYHESRTRKLRDFLD
- a CDS encoding EamA family transporter, producing the protein MDATGLALGFGLLSALAWGAGDFGGGMAAKTARTQAVVLWASLLGGLLFLVLAQARQEPFRPPDLPFALLGGALGTVGLYSLYRALAQGTMSLAAPVAGVVGAALPVAWGLFQEGWPGTGPALGLGVGLWGVWLASRPEGNANLLGLPWALLAGLGFGGFYVLMDRVEGLLWPAALGKLTAFTLVLLVSSPPKAHLPKAALPWVLLAALGDAGGNLFFLLAAQAGRLDVAALVSSFYPATTVALAWLLLGERLGPVRTLGVLLSLLALGLIALG